Proteins from a single region of Salvelinus fontinalis isolate EN_2023a chromosome 15, ASM2944872v1, whole genome shotgun sequence:
- the LOC129812011 gene encoding uncharacterized protein LOC129812011 isoform X1, with the protein MLKTLTKKLRRHSLNEIHPFQFKISYHCSGEGAESDDSEGENQELAQIDRERWRNCGLTPLATSQQHNQGPLSPACLCCLRLLLDPTLDHHSSEEELERISRGVGDGKKWMLHHHHVEHHSSASSDEEVRDLFGCGPVVAALEPGTCLEASPSPVLCSSSPPRSLKPPPPIRLQFQVVQPAARPIILTHFDQSAVPYTKHRHTYGGEVGRPSLDLEKMQQKMLLKKNCGGKTRTIKIRNLTGTRPLPRYAYDPSIFAFRSLSTVPPCGPLTPSEDRPCM; encoded by the exons ATTTCCTACCATTGCAGTGGGGAGGGAGCGGAGAGCGACGATTCCGAGGGGGAGAACCAGGAGCTTGCACAGATTGACAGAG AGAGGTGGCGGAACTGCGGCCTCACCCCTCTGGCCACCAGCCAACAGCACAACCAGGGTCCCCTCTCCCCGGCATGCCTTTGTTGCCTACGCCTCCTTCTAGACCCAACTCTGGACCACCACTCGTCCGAAGAAGAGCTGGAGCGAATCAGCCGCGGCGTTGGAGATGGCAAGAAGTGGATGCTGCACCATCACCACGTCGAGCACCACAGCAGTGCCTCCAGCGACGAGGAGGTACGGGACCTGTTCGGCTGTGGTCCGGTGGTGGCGGCCTTGGAGCCTGGGACTTGCCTGGAGGCCTCCCCCAGCCCAGTGCTCTGTAGCTCCAGCCCGCCTCGCAGCCTCAAGCCCCCACCCCCCATTCGGCTCCAGTTCCAGGTGGTGCAGCCTGCTGCCAGGCCCATTATCTTGACCCACTTTGACCAGTCAGCGGTTCCCTATACGAAGCACAGGCACACCTACGGGGGAGAAGTTGGGAGGCCGAGTCTGGACCTGGAGAAAATGCAACAG AAAATGCTCCTTAAAAAGAACTGTGGTGGGAAAACACGGACCATAAAGATTCGG AACTTGACTGGCACTCGCCCTCTACCCAGGTATGCCTACGATCCCTCCATTTTTGCCTTCCGGTCCCTCAGCACGGTCCCTCCTTGCGGTCCACTGACTCCGTCCGAAGACCGCCCATGTATGTGA
- the LOC129812011 gene encoding uncharacterized protein LOC129812011 isoform X3 produces the protein MLKTLTKKLRRHSLNEIHPFQFKISYHCSGEGAESDDSEGENQELAQIDRERWRNCGLTPLATSQQHNQGPLSPACLCCLRLLLDPTLDHHSSEEELERISRGVGDGKKWMLHHHHVEHHSSASSDEEVRDLFGCGPVVAALEPGTCLEASPSPVLCSSSPPRSLKPPPPIRLQFQVVQPAARPIILTHFDQSAVPYTKHRHTYGGEVGRPSLDLEKMQQNLTGTRPLPRYAYDPSIFAFRSLSTVPPCGPLTPSEDRPCM, from the exons ATTTCCTACCATTGCAGTGGGGAGGGAGCGGAGAGCGACGATTCCGAGGGGGAGAACCAGGAGCTTGCACAGATTGACAGAG AGAGGTGGCGGAACTGCGGCCTCACCCCTCTGGCCACCAGCCAACAGCACAACCAGGGTCCCCTCTCCCCGGCATGCCTTTGTTGCCTACGCCTCCTTCTAGACCCAACTCTGGACCACCACTCGTCCGAAGAAGAGCTGGAGCGAATCAGCCGCGGCGTTGGAGATGGCAAGAAGTGGATGCTGCACCATCACCACGTCGAGCACCACAGCAGTGCCTCCAGCGACGAGGAGGTACGGGACCTGTTCGGCTGTGGTCCGGTGGTGGCGGCCTTGGAGCCTGGGACTTGCCTGGAGGCCTCCCCCAGCCCAGTGCTCTGTAGCTCCAGCCCGCCTCGCAGCCTCAAGCCCCCACCCCCCATTCGGCTCCAGTTCCAGGTGGTGCAGCCTGCTGCCAGGCCCATTATCTTGACCCACTTTGACCAGTCAGCGGTTCCCTATACGAAGCACAGGCACACCTACGGGGGAGAAGTTGGGAGGCCGAGTCTGGACCTGGAGAAAATGCAACAG AACTTGACTGGCACTCGCCCTCTACCCAGGTATGCCTACGATCCCTCCATTTTTGCCTTCCGGTCCCTCAGCACGGTCCCTCCTTGCGGTCCACTGACTCCGTCCGAAGACCGCCCATGTATGTGA
- the LOC129812011 gene encoding uncharacterized protein LOC129812011 isoform X2 yields MLKTLTKKLRRHSLNEIHPFQFKISYHCSGEGAESDDSEGENQELAQIDRERWRNCGLTPLATSQQHNQGPLSPACLCCLRLLLDPTLDHHSSEEELERISRGVGDGKKWMLHHHHVEHHSSASSDEEVRDLFGCGPVVAALEPGTCLEASPSPVLCSSSPPRSLKPPPPIRLQFQVVQPAARPIILTHFDQSAVPYTKHRHTYGGEVGRPSLDLEKMQQKMLLKKNCGGKTRTIKIRTPFCLCFPSNNLPHSPLLLKLQLWGWERVGGGGESSFPGM; encoded by the exons ATTTCCTACCATTGCAGTGGGGAGGGAGCGGAGAGCGACGATTCCGAGGGGGAGAACCAGGAGCTTGCACAGATTGACAGAG AGAGGTGGCGGAACTGCGGCCTCACCCCTCTGGCCACCAGCCAACAGCACAACCAGGGTCCCCTCTCCCCGGCATGCCTTTGTTGCCTACGCCTCCTTCTAGACCCAACTCTGGACCACCACTCGTCCGAAGAAGAGCTGGAGCGAATCAGCCGCGGCGTTGGAGATGGCAAGAAGTGGATGCTGCACCATCACCACGTCGAGCACCACAGCAGTGCCTCCAGCGACGAGGAGGTACGGGACCTGTTCGGCTGTGGTCCGGTGGTGGCGGCCTTGGAGCCTGGGACTTGCCTGGAGGCCTCCCCCAGCCCAGTGCTCTGTAGCTCCAGCCCGCCTCGCAGCCTCAAGCCCCCACCCCCCATTCGGCTCCAGTTCCAGGTGGTGCAGCCTGCTGCCAGGCCCATTATCTTGACCCACTTTGACCAGTCAGCGGTTCCCTATACGAAGCACAGGCACACCTACGGGGGAGAAGTTGGGAGGCCGAGTCTGGACCTGGAGAAAATGCAACAG AAAATGCTCCTTAAAAAGAACTGTGGTGGGAAAACACGGACCATAAAGATTCGG actccatttTGTTTATGCTTTCCTAGTaacaacttaccccactctcccctactcctGAAACTTCAACTCTGGGGGTgggagagagtaggaggaggtggagagagctCTTTCCCAGGGATGTAG